A section of the Methanoculleus horonobensis genome encodes:
- a CDS encoding nucleotidyltransferase family protein produces the protein MEFKEGGRSFDTYMDIRFFLEDLFGRKVDLVDRDAIKPALAPHILRSVRYVPGI, from the coding sequence ATCGAGTTCAAGGAAGGAGGACGTTCTTTTGACACATACATGGACATCAGGTTCTTCCTCGAAGATCTCTTCGGGAGAAAAGTCGACCTCGTCGACCGCGATGCCATAAAACCGGCTCTCGCACCACATATCCTCAGAAGTGTTCGGTATGTCCCGGGAATATAA
- a CDS encoding HepT-like ribonuclease domain-containing protein — translation MSREYNLYLHDILEAIRRIDRYTRGMDYEEFLADDLVQDGVIRNLMVSPGEPLCPSKD, via the coding sequence ATGTCCCGGGAATATAACCTCTATCTCCACGATATCCTTGAGGCTATCAGGAGAATTGACCGATACACCCGGGGAATGGACTACGAGGAGTTCCTGGCGGACGACCTGGTACAGGACGGAGTGATCCGGAACCTCATGGTCTCCCCCGGAGAGCCGCTTTGCCCCTCAAAAGACTGA
- the mntA gene encoding type VII toxin-antitoxin system MntA family adenylyltransferase antitoxin: MARETIIAILTRNDAEWIAVFGSYARGSANPSSDIDILVRFARKKSLFSLVRIEDELARALCMKVDLVTENAVSPYLADAIYRDAVVIYDAGGLPHIFTTSLMPY, translated from the coding sequence ATGGCACGCGAGACTATCATCGCGATACTCACCCGAAACGATGCCGAGTGGATCGCGGTCTTCGGCTCCTATGCGCGGGGATCCGCCAACCCGTCGAGCGATATCGATATCCTGGTCAGGTTCGCCCGCAAAAAAAGCCTTTTTTCGCTTGTCCGGATCGAGGACGAGCTTGCCCGGGCTCTGTGCATGAAGGTGGATCTCGTCACCGAGAACGCCGTGAGCCCGTACCTTGCCGATGCAATCTACCGTGACGCCGTGGTGATCTATGACGCCGGAGGACTTCCGCATATCTTCACCACATCCTTGATGCCATACTGA
- a CDS encoding HepT-like ribonuclease domain-containing protein, translating to MGSAEDLRNRRLERAGIERMLTIIGEAAKMASPELRREYPEIPWREAAGMRDKIVHHYFGVDYEAVFLTLRDDLPVLKREIQSILNEA from the coding sequence ATCGGATCGGCGGAGGATCTCCGGAACCGCCGGCTGGAGCGTGCCGGGATCGAGCGCATGCTGACCATCATCGGCGAGGCGGCAAAGATGGCATCGCCGGAGTTGCGCAGGGAGTACCCGGAGATCCCCTGGAGGGAGGCTGCGGGGATGCGGGATAAGATCGTCCACCATTACTTCGGCGTGGATTACGAAGCGGTGTTCCTGACCCTGCGCGATGATCTTCCGGTCCTTAAGCGAGAAATCCAGTCGATTCTTAACGAAGCCTAA
- a CDS encoding Rossmann-fold NAD(P)-binding domain-containing protein, translating into MPVEVDGRLIDDTTIQLDRPLKPGEERVVVRLRKHPKKMTKLYAPEEYILKLAEKDLEELY; encoded by the coding sequence ATGCCGGTAGAAGTCGACGGAAGACTGATCGACGACACGACAATCCAGCTCGACCGACCCCTGAAACCCGGGGAAGAGCGAGTGGTAGTCAGGTTGAGGAAACACCCTAAAAAAATGACAAAACTCTATGCTCCTGAAGAATACATCCTGAAACTGGCCGAGAAAGACCTCGAAGAATTGTACTGA
- a CDS encoding nucleotidyltransferase family protein: MLTADGILGALAEHRERIRSLGVRRIGVFGSFARDEGHEESDIDILIEFKEGGRSFDTYMDIKFFLEDLFGRKVDLVGRDAIKPALAPHILRSVRYVPGI, translated from the coding sequence ATGCTTACGGCTGACGGCATTCTCGGTGCGCTGGCGGAACACCGCGAACGGATCAGGAGCCTGGGCGTTCGGCGGATCGGGGTCTTCGGGTCGTTTGCCCGGGACGAGGGGCATGAAGAGAGCGATATCGATATTCTCATCGAGTTCAAGGAAGGAGGACGTTCTTTTGACACATACATGGACATCAAGTTCTTCCTCGAAGATCTCTTCGGGAGAAAAGTCGACCTCGTCGGCCGCGATGCCATAAAACCGGCTCTCGCACCGCATATCCTCCGGAGCGTTCGGTATGTCCCGGGAATATAA
- a CDS encoding DUF2109 domain-containing protein, translating to MIAIYIVAAIALFAVIRATVEKNTGRKLPYVNVMNFAVAGTIVLLLDHPLALVAAAAYFVGSTLESNAIASTYAGGERRG from the coding sequence GTGATCGCGATCTACATCGTCGCCGCGATTGCGCTCTTTGCCGTCATCAGGGCCACCGTCGAGAAGAACACCGGGAGAAAGCTCCCCTACGTCAACGTCATGAACTTCGCCGTCGCCGGGACGATCGTCCTGCTCCTCGACCACCCGCTCGCCCTCGTCGCGGCCGCGGCCTACTTCGTCGGCTCGACGCTCGAGTCGAACGCCATCGCGAGCACCTACGCGGGGGGTGAGCGTCGTGGATGA
- a CDS encoding DUF2108 domain-containing protein: MDDLLVLLFAAVAVIGAVSAYLQRDRFGKLIAVGIVFGGIAPFIAARGYLDVLIAVSLIVPITTIIMLLVCRRDPRDA, from the coding sequence GTGGATGACCTTCTCGTCCTCCTCTTCGCGGCCGTGGCGGTCATCGGGGCGGTGAGCGCCTACCTCCAGCGGGACCGCTTCGGCAAGCTGATCGCCGTCGGTATCGTCTTCGGCGGCATCGCGCCGTTCATCGCCGCCCGCGGCTACCTGGACGTCCTCATCGCCGTCAGCCTGATCGTCCCCATCACCACGATCATCATGCTGCTCGTCTGCAGGAGGGATCCCCGTGACGCCTGA
- a CDS encoding EhaE family protein: MTPEFVLGCIILIIGVIAAGFPREKTYLSRLINLEIPAFGLLLIMLAYDEMLALLTFIGVTAISTFVLVRAIERKEAAE, translated from the coding sequence GTGACGCCTGAGTTCGTCCTCGGCTGCATCATCCTCATCATCGGGGTGATCGCCGCCGGGTTCCCGCGCGAGAAGACCTACCTCTCACGGCTGATCAACCTCGAGATCCCCGCGTTCGGGCTCCTCCTGATCATGCTCGCCTACGACGAGATGCTCGCCCTGCTGACGTTCATCGGGGTCACGGCGATCTCGACCTTCGTCCTCGTCCGGGCCATCGAGCGCAAGGAGGCAGCAGAATGA
- a CDS encoding DUF2106 family protein, translating to MTPNRSIITRISAIISRVENLTSLYALLAIVVVALGLVTLPFIAYHDDQLYPKVLDPESTLHPYDRGGVPFGTTPVKAQYPENSPYAGYVTAYLTPFSQWLADTTHHMGTTIVAHPGGIIDEILYNTRGLDTVVETSILFVAFGIASYLFRRDD from the coding sequence ATGACGCCGAACCGGTCGATCATCACCCGGATATCGGCGATAATCTCACGGGTCGAGAACCTCACCTCGCTCTATGCACTCCTCGCGATCGTCGTCGTCGCGCTCGGCCTCGTCACCCTGCCGTTCATCGCCTACCACGACGACCAGCTCTACCCGAAAGTCCTCGATCCCGAGAGCACCCTCCACCCCTACGACCGGGGCGGGGTACCGTTCGGGACGACTCCCGTCAAGGCGCAGTATCCCGAGAACTCGCCCTACGCCGGTTACGTGACGGCCTACCTGACCCCGTTCAGCCAGTGGCTCGCCGATACCACCCACCATATGGGAACGACGATCGTCGCCCACCCCGGCGGCATCATCGACGAGATCCTCTACAACACCCGGGGGCTGGATACCGTCGTCGAGACGAGCATCCTCTTCGTGGCGTTCGGGATCGCAAGTTACCTCTTCAGGAGGGATGACTGA
- a CDS encoding EhaG family protein, whose protein sequence is MDIAYPVGLIVVAVAIIIGFAALVREKDDLHRILLTDLAEILALVLIALVATDLAEALILPGLVVGISELMAVSEVYIAKEGLRAPTGPPFRIEVMDSAPGILALILVAYGIVLSGFTGGAIAAVGAVFYFMCRGHAEQFELIETVSGYAWAFWIGAFFIFMFLPAYWFFAVMIAGGAILIKVMAKMSLVGTMRRGGPDV, encoded by the coding sequence ATGGATATCGCCTATCCGGTCGGCCTCATCGTCGTCGCGGTCGCGATCATCATCGGGTTTGCCGCCCTCGTCCGGGAGAAGGACGACCTGCACCGGATCCTCCTCACCGACCTCGCGGAGATCCTCGCCCTCGTCCTGATCGCGCTCGTCGCCACCGACCTCGCCGAGGCGCTCATCCTCCCCGGGCTCGTCGTCGGGATATCCGAACTGATGGCCGTCTCGGAGGTCTACATCGCGAAGGAAGGGCTCCGGGCGCCGACGGGGCCGCCGTTCCGGATCGAGGTGATGGACAGCGCTCCGGGCATCCTCGCGCTGATCCTGGTCGCCTACGGCATCGTCCTCTCGGGATTCACCGGCGGAGCGATCGCCGCGGTCGGCGCGGTCTTCTACTTCATGTGCCGGGGGCACGCCGAGCAGTTCGAGTTGATCGAGACCGTGAGCGGCTACGCATGGGCGTTCTGGATAGGAGCGTTCTTCATCTTCATGTTCCTCCCCGCGTACTGGTTCTTTGCAGTGATGATCGCCGGAGGAGCGATCCTCATCAAAGTGATGGCGAAGATGTCCCTTGTCGGGACGATGCGGCGGGGTGGTCCGGATGTTTGA
- a CDS encoding respiratory chain complex I subunit 1 family protein, whose product MIEYLLFATFIGLLFHGIHRKVIARVQGRPGPPIWQEILHTLKFSFKQTWIPKTASQTLFVGIVFVAIGIWSGALFLLLSGGSILLLFAVYLLHKIVEHGMGLSTGSPYTKFGAIRSVISAASELPLLVTVIAIYFFTRSLSIADITAYQEANGPLLILAFPAAVAMYLVILSKMHYGPFSIIEAKEIVSGNMTEHFGVWRAGLEVAYALKTYVLLYAFVLIFIGALPLWLTLLAMLIVLVSLSFVCAVTPMLSPYDTVTIQTLVTGALVIYIVILGVVMG is encoded by the coding sequence ATGATCGAATACCTGCTCTTTGCCACCTTCATCGGCCTGCTCTTCCACGGCATCCACCGGAAAGTCATCGCGAGAGTCCAGGGACGGCCCGGACCGCCGATCTGGCAGGAGATCCTCCATACCCTGAAGTTCTCCTTCAAACAGACCTGGATCCCGAAGACGGCCAGCCAGACGCTCTTTGTGGGGATCGTCTTCGTCGCCATCGGCATCTGGAGCGGAGCGCTCTTCCTCCTCCTCTCGGGAGGGAGCATCCTGCTCCTCTTTGCGGTCTACCTCCTCCACAAGATCGTGGAGCACGGGATGGGGCTCTCGACGGGTTCGCCCTACACGAAGTTCGGGGCGATCCGGTCGGTCATATCGGCGGCATCGGAGCTCCCGCTTCTCGTCACCGTCATCGCGATCTACTTCTTCACCCGCTCGCTCTCGATCGCGGATATCACGGCCTACCAGGAGGCGAACGGCCCGCTCCTCATCCTCGCGTTCCCGGCGGCCGTGGCGATGTATCTCGTGATCCTCTCCAAGATGCACTACGGCCCGTTCTCGATCATCGAGGCGAAGGAGATCGTGAGCGGGAACATGACCGAGCACTTCGGGGTCTGGCGCGCCGGGCTCGAGGTGGCGTACGCCCTCAAGACCTACGTCCTCCTCTACGCGTTCGTCCTCATCTTCATCGGGGCTCTGCCGCTCTGGCTGACGCTGCTCGCGATGCTCATCGTCCTGGTATCGCTCTCGTTCGTCTGCGCCGTCACCCCCATGCTCTCGCCCTACGACACCGTGACGATACAGACCCTGGTGACGGGCGCGCTCGTCATCTACATCGTCATCCTCGGGGTGGTGATGGGATGA
- a CDS encoding DUF1959 family protein: MKYLYEKDLRQMKYNILTSTRHDEAVRAIAERLGMSDAKLRMVLIRRFDMSLLENLESRWQMGQRHAADGDPVAEELGYELFTRFIPLMDTETMQTIYSDTTTMTREMPFEEAIARGKERLREAIRS; encoded by the coding sequence GTGAAGTACCTCTACGAAAAAGACCTTCGCCAGATGAAGTACAACATCCTGACGAGCACGAGACACGACGAGGCCGTCCGGGCGATCGCAGAGCGCCTCGGGATGAGCGATGCGAAACTCCGGATGGTGCTGATCCGGCGGTTCGACATGTCCCTGCTCGAGAACCTCGAATCCCGGTGGCAGATGGGGCAGCGGCACGCGGCCGACGGCGATCCGGTCGCGGAAGAACTCGGCTACGAACTCTTCACCCGGTTCATCCCCCTCATGGATACAGAGACAATGCAGACGATCTACAGCGACACGACAACAATGACCAGAGAGATGCCCTTTGAAGAGGCGATAGCAAGAGGAAAAGAACGGCTCAGGGAGGCGATCCGCTCATGA
- a CDS encoding NADH-quinone oxidoreductase subunit B family protein yields the protein MSILQKIKNTVRSRSIHVAYVDVGSCNGCDIEVLACLAPRYDIEQYGIYVHNNPREADVLLVIGSVTPQWVDKLRDIWDKIPEPKVAVAIGNCPISGCVYARRGTLTSPPVEKYIPIAAQVPGCPPRPTEILNAILSVAPLIFKDYEEKQP from the coding sequence ATGAGCATCCTTCAGAAGATCAAGAACACCGTCCGTTCGAGGTCGATCCACGTCGCTTACGTCGACGTCGGGTCGTGCAACGGCTGCGACATCGAGGTGCTCGCCTGCCTCGCCCCGCGCTACGACATCGAGCAGTACGGGATCTACGTCCACAACAACCCGCGGGAGGCCGACGTCCTCCTGGTGATCGGCTCCGTCACCCCCCAGTGGGTCGACAAACTCCGCGACATCTGGGATAAGATCCCGGAGCCGAAAGTTGCCGTCGCCATCGGCAACTGCCCCATATCGGGATGTGTCTATGCCCGGAGGGGTACCTTGACGAGCCCGCCCGTCGAGAAGTACATACCGATAGCCGCCCAGGTGCCGGGCTGCCCGCCCCGCCCTACGGAGATCTTGAACGCCATACTCTCGGTCGCACCGCTGATATTCAAGGATTACGAGGAGAAACAGCCATGA
- a CDS encoding hydrogenase large subunit translates to MKKTVDVSIPLGPMHPCWKEPVRLKCETAGERVLKTEVELGYMKKGIERIMQGRPWQEVMFLAERVCGICSVIHNMVFIETMEEISDIAVPPRAAYLRVIVNELDRMASHILANFSYCYTIEHETLAMYLLNTRETVLDNLERITGSRINTAYMIPGGVRFDLLPEDAAALLADLAKVEEEMRRHVRIFETGPLIALRSKGVGYMSREDAIRAYTVGPTARASGVEDSDLRLRHPTYRELGFTQITRTEGDNFARIMVRFQEVFQSIDLIRKCVETLPEGPIRGGGLCKAGEASYAGEAPRGELTYTIKTDEYGRVVDIAIRTPSIMNIEACAHFMIVDAASIADVTSTFISSDPCIACNER, encoded by the coding sequence ATGAAGAAGACTGTCGACGTCTCCATCCCGCTCGGCCCGATGCACCCCTGCTGGAAGGAGCCCGTCCGCCTCAAGTGCGAGACGGCGGGCGAGCGGGTGCTCAAGACCGAGGTCGAACTCGGCTACATGAAGAAGGGGATCGAGCGGATCATGCAGGGCCGCCCCTGGCAGGAGGTGATGTTCCTCGCCGAACGGGTCTGCGGCATCTGCTCGGTCATCCACAACATGGTCTTCATCGAGACGATGGAGGAGATCAGCGATATCGCTGTTCCGCCGCGGGCGGCCTATCTCCGGGTCATCGTGAACGAGCTCGACCGAATGGCAAGCCACATCCTGGCGAACTTCTCCTACTGCTACACGATCGAGCACGAGACGCTCGCGATGTACCTCCTGAATACCCGGGAGACGGTGCTCGACAACCTGGAGCGGATCACGGGTTCGAGGATCAACACCGCCTACATGATCCCGGGCGGCGTCCGGTTCGATCTCCTCCCCGAGGACGCCGCGGCGCTGCTCGCCGACCTCGCGAAGGTGGAGGAGGAGATGAGGCGGCACGTCCGGATCTTCGAGACCGGCCCGCTGATTGCGCTCAGGAGCAAGGGGGTCGGGTATATGAGCCGGGAAGACGCGATCCGCGCCTATACCGTCGGCCCCACCGCCCGGGCGAGCGGTGTCGAGGACTCCGACCTCCGCCTCCGCCACCCGACCTACCGAGAACTCGGGTTTACCCAGATAACCCGGACGGAGGGCGACAACTTCGCCCGGATCATGGTCCGGTTCCAGGAGGTCTTCCAGAGCATCGATCTGATCCGGAAGTGTGTGGAGACCCTCCCCGAAGGCCCCATCCGGGGCGGCGGCCTCTGCAAGGCGGGCGAGGCCTCGTATGCCGGCGAGGCCCCGCGGGGCGAGCTCACCTACACCATCAAGACCGACGAATACGGCCGGGTGGTCGATATCGCCATCCGGACGCCGTCGATCATGAACATCGAGGCCTGTGCCCACTTCATGATCGTGGATGCCGCGTCGATCGCCGACGTGACGTCGACGTTCATCAGCAGCGACCCCTGCATCGCGTGCAACGAGAGGTGA
- a CDS encoding 4Fe-4S binding protein, protein MRSFIYYLREFLRPEWIRKFFSVKTAPLETPSYFKGYPTRTEKECTHCLSCMMICPAPGAIAVLRKKDGWEPEVYPGHCIRCGLCVEACPEGVLSSGRILDVTDRDKTAFASWYHLDVDDNLCMRCGNCCVSCPVNREIDPQLAGSGTSASDEVIMRVEGGRVRILHLEKCTGCKTCETQCPNRAIRVARMVEGVQLGEAEA, encoded by the coding sequence ATGCGATCGTTCATCTACTACCTGCGGGAGTTCCTCCGGCCGGAATGGATCCGGAAGTTCTTCTCGGTAAAGACCGCGCCGCTCGAGACCCCCTCCTACTTCAAGGGCTACCCGACCCGGACGGAGAAGGAGTGCACGCATTGCCTCTCCTGCATGATGATCTGCCCTGCACCCGGAGCGATCGCCGTCCTCCGCAAGAAGGACGGGTGGGAGCCGGAGGTCTACCCCGGCCACTGCATCCGGTGCGGCCTCTGCGTCGAGGCGTGCCCTGAAGGAGTTCTCTCGAGCGGCCGGATCCTCGACGTCACCGACCGCGATAAGACGGCGTTCGCCTCGTGGTATCACCTGGATGTCGACGACAATCTCTGCATGCGGTGCGGGAACTGCTGCGTCTCCTGCCCGGTCAACCGGGAGATCGACCCCCAGCTCGCGGGATCCGGGACGTCCGCGAGCGACGAGGTGATCATGCGGGTCGAGGGCGGCCGGGTGCGGATACTCCATCTGGAGAAGTGTACGGGGTGCAAGACCTGCGAGACCCAGTGCCCGAACCGTGCGATCCGCGTCGCCCGCATGGTGGAAGGGGTGCAATTAGGGGAGGCAGAGGCGTGA
- a CDS encoding molybdopterin dinucleotide binding domain-containing protein: MTYLMLTGRTVNQGVTVENKTSAEYAAETSTCFMHEFDMMELGLDDRDTVRVTGPCGDVVMRAVASVEVEMGTVFVPYGPYANHIVAAGTRSTGMPDFKSHVVEIEPTDDEPKTVHELMEDLGGLAYDR, from the coding sequence GTGACCTACCTCATGCTCACCGGACGGACGGTGAACCAGGGCGTGACCGTCGAGAACAAGACCTCCGCCGAATACGCGGCCGAGACCTCGACCTGCTTCATGCACGAGTTCGATATGATGGAACTCGGGCTCGACGACAGGGATACCGTCCGGGTGACCGGGCCCTGCGGCGACGTCGTCATGCGTGCGGTGGCGTCGGTCGAGGTGGAGATGGGCACCGTCTTCGTCCCTTACGGGCCCTACGCGAACCACATCGTCGCCGCCGGCACCCGCTCCACCGGGATGCCGGACTTCAAGTCCCACGTGGTGGAGATCGAACCGACCGACGACGAACCAAAGACCGTTCACGAACTGATGGAAGACCTGGGAGGCCTTGCTTATGATCGTTAA
- a CDS encoding formylmethanofuran dehydrogenase subunit B, with amino-acid sequence MIVKDAVCPFCGCLCDDIEVEVEEGRVVAVTNACELGTTKFMGEKRMKNPIRRVGDEWKDITYDEAIQYAADMLLSAERPLLYGWSGTHGEAQCVGVHMAELIRGVIDNTSSVCHGPSILAIQEVGHPGCTLGVVKNRADLVIYWGSNPIDAHPRHLSRYTRYAEGFFLENAFRDRKVIVVDVRKTESANIADEFVQIRPGGDYAVLSALRAIVQGKADTIPRTVAGVTREQLIRVANLCKSAKFGAVYFGLGLTMTQGKYKNIRNAIELVSELSRHTKFTISAMRGHYNVYGSNEVNTWMTGYPFGIDFSRGIAFYNPGETTAVDILARKECDAALVVGSDPAAHFPRKCLEHLAEIPVVQLDPYPNATTAFCNVQIPVAVTGIDAEGTAYRMDGVPIRTRRVLWTDYLSDEEVLARMYALMQEAQQP; translated from the coding sequence ATGATCGTTAAGGACGCGGTCTGCCCATTCTGCGGATGCCTCTGCGACGACATCGAGGTCGAAGTCGAGGAGGGCAGGGTGGTCGCCGTGACGAATGCCTGCGAGCTCGGGACGACGAAGTTCATGGGCGAGAAGAGGATGAAGAACCCGATCCGGCGCGTTGGAGACGAGTGGAAGGATATCACTTACGACGAGGCCATCCAGTACGCCGCCGATATGCTTCTATCCGCCGAACGGCCGCTCCTCTACGGGTGGAGCGGCACCCACGGGGAGGCGCAGTGCGTGGGGGTGCATATGGCCGAACTCATCCGCGGCGTCATCGACAACACCTCCTCGGTCTGCCACGGCCCCTCGATCCTCGCCATCCAGGAGGTCGGGCACCCGGGATGCACGCTCGGGGTGGTGAAGAACCGGGCGGATCTCGTCATCTACTGGGGATCGAACCCGATCGACGCCCATCCCCGCCACCTCTCCCGCTACACCCGCTACGCGGAAGGGTTCTTCCTCGAGAACGCCTTCCGCGACCGGAAGGTGATCGTCGTCGACGTCAGGAAGACCGAGAGCGCGAACATCGCCGACGAGTTCGTCCAGATCAGGCCCGGCGGGGACTATGCGGTTCTCTCGGCGCTCCGGGCGATCGTCCAGGGGAAGGCGGACACGATCCCGCGGACGGTCGCGGGCGTCACCCGCGAGCAGCTTATCCGGGTGGCGAACCTCTGCAAATCCGCGAAGTTCGGGGCGGTCTACTTCGGGCTCGGGCTCACGATGACGCAGGGGAAGTACAAGAACATCAGGAACGCCATCGAACTCGTCTCGGAACTGAGCCGGCACACGAAGTTCACCATCTCGGCGATGCGCGGCCACTACAACGTCTACGGCTCGAACGAAGTGAACACCTGGATGACCGGGTATCCCTTCGGGATCGACTTCTCGCGGGGGATCGCCTTCTACAACCCCGGGGAGACGACGGCGGTGGACATCCTGGCCCGGAAAGAGTGCGACGCGGCGCTGGTCGTCGGGAGCGACCCGGCCGCCCACTTCCCGCGGAAGTGCCTCGAACACCTCGCAGAGATCCCGGTCGTTCAGCTCGACCCCTACCCGAACGCCACCACCGCGTTCTGCAACGTCCAGATCCCGGTCGCGGTGACCGGGATCGACGCGGAAGGAACGGCCTACAGGATGGACGGGGTGCCTATCCGGACGCGGAGAGTCCTCTGGACAGACTACCTCTCCGACGAAGAGGTTCTTGCACGGATGTACGCCCTGATGCAGGAGGCGCAACAGCCATGA
- a CDS encoding formylmethanofuran dehydrogenase subunit A: protein MTELLVKNACVIDPLRGINGETMDIAILDGKIVEEVSAAAEVIDAHGMLTMPGGVDSHTHICGTKVNFGRYMSPEDMRAGRTPRRGAMHATSGYSVPTTYGNSYRYSVMGYTTLLEGAMAPLEARHTHEEFTYTPLQDTMANTLFDGNWGVMEAIRDGDIKRVAAIIAWTLSAVKGFAIKLTNPGGTEAWQWGKNVSCIRDPVPYFEVTPAEIIRSMVEANELLHLPHSVHLHCNNLGTPGNYSCTLGSFGLIPDLNEKRQTLYATHVQFHAYGGSEWKDFCSKSEPIARFVNMRPQIVMDMGQVMFGRTTTMTADGPMEFNLYRLHHEKWSNHDVELETGSGIIPVMYRRKNLVNSIMWAIGLELALLTESPWQCLLTTDNPNGAPFVKYPEIIGLLMSKRYRDAEFATIHPDTEARVPLPAIERELDWYEIAVMTRAGAAKALGIQDLGKGHLAPGADADVAIYPLKIGEVDPSAEYQKVIDGFSKTEYTIKRGRVVARRGDCLVHGTNATFWVKPKVPENYDMGKDPDFIEKFDRYYTVRMSNYPVQEEYLARNRCIETEADL, encoded by the coding sequence ATGACGGAGCTCCTGGTGAAGAACGCCTGCGTCATCGATCCGCTCCGCGGGATCAATGGCGAAACGATGGATATCGCCATCCTTGATGGGAAGATCGTCGAGGAGGTGAGCGCTGCCGCAGAGGTGATCGACGCTCACGGGATGCTCACCATGCCGGGAGGGGTCGATTCCCACACCCATATCTGCGGAACGAAGGTGAACTTCGGGCGGTACATGAGCCCGGAGGATATGCGGGCAGGGAGGACGCCCCGCCGGGGGGCGATGCACGCCACGTCCGGCTACAGCGTCCCGACGACCTACGGCAACAGTTACCGCTACAGCGTGATGGGCTATACGACCCTGCTCGAGGGCGCGATGGCACCGCTCGAGGCCCGCCACACCCACGAGGAGTTTACCTACACGCCGCTGCAGGACACGATGGCGAACACCCTCTTCGACGGAAACTGGGGGGTCATGGAGGCGATCCGCGACGGCGACATAAAACGGGTCGCCGCGATCATCGCCTGGACGCTTTCGGCCGTGAAGGGGTTCGCCATCAAACTCACGAACCCCGGCGGTACCGAGGCCTGGCAGTGGGGCAAGAACGTCTCCTGCATCCGCGATCCGGTGCCCTACTTCGAGGTGACGCCCGCGGAGATCATCCGGTCGATGGTGGAGGCGAACGAACTCCTCCACCTCCCGCACTCCGTCCACCTCCACTGCAACAACCTGGGCACCCCGGGGAACTACTCCTGCACGCTCGGGTCGTTCGGCCTCATCCCCGACCTGAACGAAAAGAGGCAGACGCTGTATGCAACCCACGTCCAGTTCCACGCCTACGGCGGGTCGGAGTGGAAGGATTTCTGCTCGAAGAGCGAGCCGATCGCGCGGTTCGTCAACATGCGGCCGCAGATCGTCATGGACATGGGGCAGGTGATGTTCGGCCGGACGACGACGATGACCGCCGACGGGCCGATGGAGTTCAACCTCTACCGCCTCCACCACGAGAAGTGGAGCAACCATGACGTGGAGCTCGAGACGGGGTCGGGGATCATCCCGGTCATGTACCGGCGCAAGAACCTGGTCAACTCGATCATGTGGGCGATCGGCCTCGAGCTCGCGCTCCTCACGGAGAGCCCCTGGCAGTGCCTGCTCACGACGGACAACCCGAACGGTGCGCCGTTCGTCAAGTACCCGGAGATCATCGGCCTCCTGATGAGCAAGCGGTACCGCGACGCCGAGTTCGCGACGATCCATCCCGATACCGAAGCACGGGTGCCCCTCCCGGCAATCGAGCGCGAACTGGACTGGTACGAGATCGCGGTGATGACCCGGGCCGGCGCGGCGAAGGCGCTCGGGATCCAGGATCTCGGGAAAGGGCATCTTGCGCCGGGCGCCGATGCGGACGTCGCCATCTATCCTCTCAAGATAGGCGAGGTCGATCCCTCGGCCGAGTACCAGAAAGTCATCGATGGGTTCAGCAAGACAGAATACACGATCAAGCGGGGCAGGGTCGTTGCCCGGCGGGGCGACTGCCTGGTTCACGGAACCAACGCCACGTTCTGGGTCAAACCAAAGGTTCCGGAGAACTACGATATGGGGAAAGATCCGGACTTCATCGAGAAGTTCGACCGCTACTACACCGTCCGGATGAGCAACTACCCGGTCCAGGAGGAGTACCTGGCCCGGAACCGGTGTATCGAGACGGAGGCGGATCTATGA